The segment GATGACGAAGAAAAACACCAATGGCACAAACGACCGTAGACAGGAACCAGACCTATAAGCTATGGTTGGAGTTTTATCAGAACACAGAGACTTGACCAGTAAAATCACGTAGAGAGACACCAAACTCATCCCAACGTACTTGTAGATAACCTGGCTCTCGTCTTTGAAGACTTCCATCAACTGTGTGAATCCACATAGGCAGAGGCTAGCCAGTATGACCCAACAAACTCGAGCCCGTGTGTCATTCACCCATTTAACTACAACTTTATCTGAAGAATTCGCCATTTTCTTGTTTGGAATGAGAAAACGAGAaaaaagatttgataaaaacGACTTTGGTTTACTAAAGAGcgctctctatctctctataCAATTAGTTTGTTACTCTATATATTAAAGGGAGAGTGGGTTCATATTCTCAACCACTCGATTCCAACAGTTTTCACCAAAATTGAAATGAACAAAGTTACCCTAATTTGTCATTTGTTTTTTATCCCAAAGGTAACCCCACAATTTTTTTCCGAACAATTCAAAAGAGTAAATAACTTATttctttgaaaaacaaaatcgaATATCTCAAACATAATCCCAGATTTTTCGAAATCTGAATAACGTTACAAATTCCttctagttttttctttttcctttataaTAAAGGCTTAAAATCTTTCAAGTTTTGGCTATCTAAGGTTTATCCGTAGTAatttattaaatctaagaaataatcttctatatatatatatactattatttatgaagtgattttgatgatttgtcaagttttctatgattttatgaaattttgattagttgtcatgttttattagttttaattagtagtttcatttatttgttatgttttaaattgtttttgtttttagctggtaattttattttgctacagtttctccatgattttaagaaatattgtttgtttgtttgtcattatttgttatatttttaattatttttgcttttagttgttaattttatttatctattttatactattatttgagaaatgaaGTTTCTAATTTGTAATGATCTCCATGATTTTAGTTggtttttcttatttgtcatgttctccatgacaTATtacttatatatgtttaatatgatatatttggtttagtaatattaaactgattctattttaatatatagtcaaataatatataattatccataaatttaaaatgatttttcatTAATTCTATAATCATTATTAtctaaaaagattatatattatgtcatccaaaaatattttacatcataatattttgaaaataaatataaatccatgtatatagttttatatacaTGTGAAtttttcaagtttattttaagtaataaaatatatttcatttaaaaaaattattgtatgttaaattttatttaattaattactaaATGTCATGATCTCTATCATTTTaggtttagtaatattttataatcaattattaatcttaataagtaattttagtgatttagatgataatttatcattatcttgAGGCTAATTAGATAATTCTAAtgatatatcataattaaatctatattatatttatcatagtaatattaaagtattatatacatgttgatattatatttggtttactaatattcaacatatatatatataactaccCATAAATTTATGGGAAAATTTCAGTTCTATCACAAGTTTTAAACCAATTTCAAATTTGCCATTAATAAATgactattttcaaaaatatcttaaattgGTGATAAAATAACACTAAGctgaattttaataattataaaacatttataaactcaACCCCAACCCCTTAATACTAAACCGTAAACAATAATCACTAAAGTCTAAACCcaaaatgttaatatattttttgattggTGGTACTTTTGAAAAGTGGTACTTAACTTGTGATATTTCTAACCATTTATCTGAATTTAacataatttcattaattttacaatcattattatctaaaaatattctatattattattattggtgttatccaaaatattttacaccataataatttaaaataaatataaatccatgtaTATAGTTTTACTATATATGgatgttttgaaatttattttacgtgataaatttttttaattaaaatataaaattttatataaaatttaatgtataaatatttcaaaaatatgaaaacattttttctaaaagcttttgaattgataatatatttatttacaaaactttgtaaaattttaagCTCACAAGTGCAAGCAAAATACCCCTAGTAAAATATAAGTAACCGtagtaacataatatatttatttaattttttaattcacATTGAACATTttacatttcaaaataaaagattgtattttaaatatttcgtGACAATGCATTATTTTACTtatgtataaaaaaattcacttaaTTTTGTATAAACTCCAATAAGATTTGCTGCATTAATTTATAGGGGTGGACACTTAAGTTATTTTATCGGTACGGGTCGGGcttggttcagtttggttaattcggttttAGAATTTGTCCAGTTGAAGTAAACCataattagtttggtttggatctGTTTCGGTTCGATTTGTATCCGGTCCGGTTTgtgtttcggtttggtttaatcggattttcttaatttaatttttttaagagaaatcatgttttaaaacatCAACACATAATCATGAAATCATCATATAGtgacaacaaaaaataaattatgtgaaCTAAATCCAATATATAACTAAATCAATAATTTCTTTGTGTTTAAACGTAAAAACAAACGTAAaaccaaatattaaaatgtaatctacttattttagattattatctttaaacctaatataaatattataggcAGTAAGAGTGACACATCGGTTTTATTGATTCGGTTTAGTTCCGGTTCGGTTAGGTTCGGTTTTGACTTGGTTCGATTTGACTCGGTTCGGTTCGTTTTTTTTCCATCCCTATTAATTTAGAAGTCATagtaactatataaatatactaaaatataattaaattagaatATTATAACATTAATATGAGTgtgtattaaatattattatataacaatATTAAGTATATATTAAACAGATTatcaatttcatttaaaatcgATGcgttaatattaatttttaaactaacaTTACTTTTTGTCGtagagaaaaataatttatatgagAGAAGTGACTTCAAAGTTTTTTTAGGTATTAATTAATGTTATAGTATTGTCCAATAGATATTTATATAGAGTTTTTATcgttaaaatattgtttaaagaaacagaaaaaaaagctAATACAGTATTACCCCTGGGTAATATATGCGGTACGATTTTGTCGTAGAGAAAAAAAGCTAATACAGTATTACCCCTGGGTAATATATGCGGATTTCACTGGACCGCTGGGTAATATATGCGGTACGATTTTAGAAAGCATTATTATCTTTATTAGCTTATTCTTTCACTATTTTTTAAGTGCGTTTTTGGTTTACTGTTTGCAACAAAACCGCATTTAGAAACAAATTAAAACGAATCCAAACACTTTGGTCCGATGATTACTGATTAGgaataaaaatcaaatctcACATCACTTCCGAAGAAAGAAGGAAGAGATTGAAATGGTGGTGGTGGGGACAACTTGGCTTAGTGTAAAACCAAGATTCTCCCATACCTATTTCTTATTAGATATCCAAATCGAATATTCTTTTGCGTAAAAATTGATgagaaattattatatatatttttttaaaaaaatatgttcttCATCTCTCACCCActtcatttttcatttattttgaaGTAGGTTTTATTCCAATCCTACTTTATTTCTTGTTTCAAAATGAAGCTTTGAACAatgttatttcaaatttaaagatTTACTGtgcatatcttttttttttttaagatgaaTTTTTCAAATTGTAAACTGATCCTTAACTTTTAGTTATTCTTAtcttttaccaaaataaataatatacattaaTATTATCCAATTAATTTCACAATTTtgactattatttttatataatcagatttttatatttaaaatcatatgaatatttagttttaagAATCTTTTAACTCGATTTAAaagaatcaaatataaataaactcaTTTTATGTTAAACACTTTTGTTAACCAATTGTagaaaagaattatatatatggagtttttacaaattatgatgttttgtgtttgtttattcacgttatataataaatttattatgcaacaatttttaatttatataaaatcataattgTGTTGGATTATTGTTAAGATAAAATAGTTAggtaaaataagtaaatatgaaaaagtataaagtttttattagtaattaataataaaatggaGATATAATATActtgcaatattttttttacaataaagAAATGAAGCAAATCATTAGAGTAAATGTtgcttcatttttttaaaaaaagaaagtgaatttttaaagataaaaataaactaaccaTCGGAGATGCAATAAGGATTCTTTAATAATTATGCCCTGCCTTCATTACCCCGTCTGATTCTCAGCCACATGATAACTTGGTACAATTTACGAAGAAGTACTAGCAATATGTTGTAGATCAGTATGATGAAAAACTGTATTAAAAACTGTTTTTAATACGATGATTAGTAAAACAGTAgtaatatacaattttaaaattataataaaagttagtatttaatatatttattttaaagtaatatttattaataatatatttgttatataaaataatgaatcttatttaattgtacaaattaaattaaaatttaaatgttaaatattattatttaaaaataatgtagaatttatttaaaatataaatttatttttggatagaaaataattttgaatattattaaataaaataaagaaattatatttaaattatcattatttagtAATTGATAGACTgtaaatgattcatatataatattatcataaaaattaatatatgaaatatgatttatttatttctaaataatataaataagttttatttcataatatataatatataaatctatattatattatgttatttttaattaaaaataatgaatgattatgtgtaattatataaattatattatatttttgtcaagaattaaattatattatatttttaatgtgaaatattgttctttttaaaaagttaaaatatttaatctcattttttatttttaaatatatattttattatatcatatttttatattattgaataaaatagaataattaaattaattttaatatattctaaatgtAAATGCTCTGCCAAAAACTCTATATGAAAGCATCGaagaaaaaacatttgaagaacattagtattttataaatactattctaaatatttctttttaataaatggtAATTGGATATTAACgaacataatatttattttaatgttctACCAATTAAGcctttatatcaaaaattaacaCATGATTTTATTATTAACAGTTTTTgttagtaaaatatttaaaagggaaaaaaatatattttaaaaacgcAGATCAAGAtctaatttagttatttaatttttttgacaaatttcATTGCACTCTTTTAGCCTAATTTTACTAGTTATTAAATCCAAAACTTATGAAAAGGactaatatattgttttttgttCTCTCTGGTTCGGTTATGCATATAAGAGATCATCAAATCGTCACAAACACAAAGgccaaataaaaataaaattcattccTCTCTTTTCCCTCTTCATCCGTATCTCTCCGTGGtgagttctctctctctctctctctctctctctctctctctctctctctaatccCACAACATTACTCATAATCGTTTTCTCTCTCCCCTCACCTTTACATTGATTAATCTTCTgaaattcgattttttttaatcaaacaaTGAGTTTTTGGTTTCCGTCGGTTTATCATTGTCCTGCTCGACGCGTCTTTGTCTGTAGAATGTTATGGTTGCAATCACCATGCGATTAAATTCTGGATTTCTCGTGGTGAGTCCTTTAGGGGAAACAAGCAATTTGACTCCATTGTTAATTTTTTAGGGATTATTATGATTTATCTTTGAAtgttcatagtttttttttgtttctggaGCCCTGAGGAGATATCTTTTCatctaaaaaatcatatattttttttaattattattggAGGTGGGATCCTCATGATTTTAGAGAACatcaaagtttttttcttttccttttgtgTCAACATCATagtaaatctttttttcttttagtagTTAGCTTCGAGctctttaattttaaaaaaatacatgtgATTTGACTTGAATTGATTTCTTGCAGAGAAGGAGCCGCGTGTAAAAGAGAGATTTGACTCTGACCAAGCAATTACTACTTTGTGGTCGGGCTGTCATAACTTGACAGCCCGAGTTCGCTAGTTTCAAGCACCAAAACGAAGCTTCCTTCCTGGTAATTTAACTTACACGCGTTTTCAACATGTGTTTTGTATGCGCGTGTTATACTTATATTTACACTACTATCTCTCTTCTTATATAACAGGACTCGTTTCCATTGCATTCGAGACTTGTATGCTAGATTGTGGTCATCATGGGTTCTTTGTCTGGGAATATTCAACGGCCACTTGTTGCCGCTGCAGCTGTTATCGCCGCTTCTGTCTCTGCTGATGTCTCTGACAAGTTCTCCTCTCTTAGATCACTACTTCTAGGTTCTGAACCAGAGCCTGTTGTTTCTGCTTCAGTGTCTAGTTCTGTTCAGGACGAAAAGTCGTTATGGGTTTCTCATATCTCAGCCTCCAAGCTCGCTGATTTGTCTTTCCTGTCAAGGAGGATTAGTCTCCCTGTACCAAATCTTGATCTCCTAGCTCCTAACCCCAGCTGTACTCTCCCTCCTTCTCTTACTTCGTTACCTGCTCTTCGTAGCGCTTATCAGTCTGCGGAGTTGGTCAAGGCATCAAAACCAGCAGCATTCACAACAATAGGAGCCTCCTCGCTTGTGGTTCCTGATGTTTCTTACAAATGGCATTTGCCTGAGACTAGTGCAGTTGATCTCTCTGGCTCCTCGAGATGTGCGTTGGAGAAGAGCAGGACTGTTGTGGTATTGCTTGGGTGGCTTGGGTCGAAGCAGAAGCATATGAAGAAATACGCGGAATGGTATACTTCTAGGGGTTACCATGTCATCACGTTTACTCTCCCCATGAATGAGATTATGAGCTATCAAGTCGGAGGAAAAGCGGAGAAGAACATCGAGTCGCTGGTTAACCACTTGGCTGATTGGTTGGATGAAGAGCAACAGAAGAATCTCGTCTTTCACACCTTCAGCAACACCGGATGGTTAACGTGAGTTCTACATCTCTGGTTTGTTCATGTGTTGACATATGGCTGTTTTGACATTTCACTCCCGTGTTACAGATATGGAGCCATTTTGGAAAAGTTTCAGAAGCAAGATTCTTCATTGATGGGAAGGGTTAAAGGGTGCATAGTAGACTCAGCTCCTGTTGCTGCTGCTGATCCTACTGTAAGCGATTGTTCTTGCATTCATAGCTTGTTTCATATGGTCATGTAGCCATAGAATAAGATTATCAGTATTGGGACTTGACTTGTGAGGATTATGGTTCTTGGTttgttaaatgattttttaaacttCCTTTATACTAATTTGACTTGTAAAAACAGGTATGGGCGTCAGGTTTCTCAGCAGCGTTCTTGAAGAAAAACAGTGTAGCTACTAAAGGATCCGCAAGCTCATCATGTGAGTCAAACATGGGAGCACGTATAAACTTCTCAGAACCTAAACCCGCTGCAACAGAAACAGCTTTGCTTTTGATTCTCGAAAAGTTCTTCTCGGTGATTCTTAATCTTCCCAAAGTAAACAGGTaaaaagctctctctctcacacacacacacaaaaccaATGTTTCACGTTAACCAAACTCGCAAAATCATATTGTTAACAGGAGACTAGCTGATGTTCTAGACACTTTATCATCATCACAACCAAGATGTCCACAGTTGTACATTTACAGCTCCGCGGATAGAGTTATACCCGCGGGCCAAGTTGAGTCATTCATTGTAGAGCAGAGGAAAGCAGGACACGAGGTCCGTGCCTGCAACTTCATATCTTCACCTCATGTAGACCATTTCAGGAGTAACCCAGAGCTTTATACGGCTGAGCTTAACCATTTCATGGACAA is part of the Raphanus sativus cultivar WK10039 chromosome 5, ASM80110v3, whole genome shotgun sequence genome and harbors:
- the LOC130494824 gene encoding uncharacterized protein LOC130494824; translated protein: MANSSDKVVVKWVNDTRARVCWVILASLCLCGFTQLMEVFKDESQVIYKYVGMSLVSLYVILLVKSLCSDKTPTIAYRSGSCLRSFVPLVFFFVIFITIYNHRTLGVSILTLSIIFGVVALVQLLFPIDEFYVGYVMFVITLGSSIACSVVDYDHDEIMPFGFIFSYIFMCQMIIVVINYPGNHRFFNRY
- the LOC108856510 gene encoding uncharacterized protein LOC108856510, coding for MGSLSGNIQRPLVAAAAVIAASVSADVSDKFSSLRSLLLGSEPEPVVSASVSSSVQDEKSLWVSHISASKLADLSFLSRRISLPVPNLDLLAPNPSCTLPPSLTSLPALRSAYQSAELVKASKPAAFTTIGASSLVVPDVSYKWHLPETSAVDLSGSSRCALEKSRTVVVLLGWLGSKQKHMKKYAEWYTSRGYHVITFTLPMNEIMSYQVGGKAEKNIESLVNHLADWLDEEQQKNLVFHTFSNTGWLTYGAILEKFQKQDSSLMGRVKGCIVDSAPVAAADPTVWASGFSAAFLKKNSVATKGSASSSCESNMGARINFSEPKPAATETALLLILEKFFSVILNLPKVNRRLADVLDTLSSSQPRCPQLYIYSSADRVIPAGQVESFIVEQRKAGHEVRACNFISSPHVDHFRSNPELYTAELNHFMDNFVLACCNHSS